The Penaeus monodon isolate SGIC_2016 chromosome 8, NSTDA_Pmon_1, whole genome shotgun sequence sequence aacaacaacatcaacaacgacaacaataacaacagtaacaacgacaaacactaataataatgaaaaacgagTTCCGAGTTCTAATAAATGCTCAGCCACCTGAAGGACGCTCGAAAGAAAACGAGTTCCAGACACAAGTTTCCCAAGCGCagtctgtcttcctttctttctgttattcGTCTTTTACTTATTTCTAATTCACTGTGACTCATCTCTTTCaactcttcatcttctctcttccaaCTACCCTATCTCTCCTCTGTTCTGTCTCCtcggcattctctctctctctctctctctctctctctctctctctctctctctctctctctctctctctctctctctctctctctctctctccctctctctctctctccctctccctcccttctctctctctcctccctcccttctctctctctctctccctccttctctctctcctctctctctctcccctctctctctctcctctctctctctctctcctctctctctccttccttctcttctctctctctcctcctccctctctctctctctccctctcccttctcctctctctctctccctctcccttctctctctctcccttctctctctctcccttctctccctccctctctctctctctctcaatcttcctccctcctctcttctttttcttctctcccttcttgcttcccctcccccctctcctcctccatccctctttcctcgcTCTATTTCTGCCATCTTCCTaactctttcctccctcatccctcgtcatccttctattcttctctccccttctcctttttttctcctttctccgtcATTTCTCTTTCTGCTGCAAGTGAATGGTGTCTCCATGTGCAGGTGCGTTCGTATGCATGTCCATATGaccatgcgtatgtgtgtacatattcaggTATGTACGGAAGCAAACGTAtgacctgtatgtatgtatgtgagcatGAGTATacagtctctctcactctctctctctctctctctctctctctctctctctctctctctctctctctctctctctctctctctctctctctctctctctctctctctctctaaatatgtaaacaaacatacacgaTATAAAACTTCAAATCTGTTCCTCAGATCGTTTATTACAAAGTCCAGGGCCCATTTTTCTGGCGATCATAATAACCCCATCAGTTATTGTTACAAGcaacatttgcattttttttttattcaaacactCCGTTTCCAAAAACTCCCACCTTAATCTCACAGCGCAGATTAACCCTAAAGATAGCAACAAAATTCCccgtgaaaaaaagaagagtgcGAGGTTGCAATTAACTCTTTCAAAACTCCCGGGAAGAAATTCGGCTTCAGTTACACCCGTAAAATCTCCCAGCCAAAGAAAACGCAAAAGAACAACTCGGGTAAACTAAGATATCTTATACCAACTTCTGGGAACTAGATTTCGTTTCCTTTTCGGCTAATTCACGGAGGTTTGGATTCtgttctattcttttttcttctcctttgtttaTTCTTTGTGCCTCTCGTTTTTCTGCCTCTATTTTTACActtagagagacacacacacacacacacacacacacacacacacacacacacacacacacacacacacacacacacacacacacacacacacacacacacacacacacacacacacgagagagggagtttgggaaagagtgaaggaaaggaggggaggagaggggaaggggagagagagaggacaagataGAGAGGACAAGATagtgggagaagggtggagggctgaggaagggagaaggggggagggctgAGGAAGGGAAAGTGGGTGAGGactgagaaagggagatagggagaatggGTGAGTgctgaggaaggaaaaaggaagagggctGAGGAAGGGAAAGTGGGTGAGGactgagaaagggagatagggagaatggGTGAGGgttgaggaagggagaaggaagagtgcTGAAAAAGGGAGAATGGGTGAGGgctgaggaagggagaagatagagggctgaggaagggagacggggggagagatgaggaaagggaggtggaaaaaGCAGGCAAAGAGAAAGCGGAGACAGGGGAAAGATggcaggaaagggagaaaatgcaGGAGGTGAGGGGTGGTAAATGATAGATGAAGGGGAAAAGACATTATATGACAAGGACCAGAAGATCAGGAGAGGGATATAAAGCAGAACGGTAAGGATGAAGACAGGAGAACGAAAGCAAAACAGTAGGGTGGAGAAAGTGGAAAGAATTGGGAGAATAGAAAtaaaggtggggaaaggagggaggggttaaAGGGGAGAACCCGAGGGGAGAAAAGATACACAGCAGCGACGCGTGATGTATTGGGAATCGgtaacgagtgagagagagagaaagagagagagagagagagagagagaggagagagagagagagagaggagagagagagaggagagagagagagaagagagagagagagagagaggagagagaggagagagagagagagagagaagagaggagagagagagagagagagagagagagaggagagagggagggtaggagagaggagaggagagagagagagagagagagagagagagagagagagagagagagagagagagagagagagagagagagagagagagagagagagagagagagagagagagagggagaggggagagagagagagagagagagagagagagagagagagagagagagagagagagagagaggcattccAAGGCGCGACTCTGGGCGCTGTGACGGCAACTCGGGCGCCGACGCAGCCTGCCAAGCGAGAAAGACAACATGCAAAACGAGAGACGCAAAATGGAAAACAATAAACGACGAAAGGGCGGCTACTCACCGAGCACGGTGAAGGGCTTGTGGGCGATGGGCGAGTGAGGCGTGATGCTGATGGTCGGGATGGGCGGGATGAAGGCGTCGGCGCCGGGCAtggccacgcccacgcccatgcCCAGGCTCTCGGCCGTAATGGAGTCCATGGTGGGGATCTCCGCCATGCGCACCAGGCGCCGCGGCGGCCCATGGGCGTGGTGCCCGTGGGCATGGTGTCCGTGGGCGTGAGCGGGCTGCACGCTGGCCACCACCGCCTGCTGCTGGAGGTTGAGCTGCTGTTGCTGGTGCTGTTGCTGCTGGTGTTGGTGCTGCTGCTggaggagatgatggtgatggtggtggtgatggtggtggtggtgaaggggggGCGTGGGGCCCTCCCGCGTGACCAGAGGGGCCCCCACAGACCCCGGGAGGTAGTTGGTCACGATGTCCTCCTCGCTGTCATCTCCGCTCTCCGCTCCCTCGTCTacaggcgaaaaaaaaacacggaaaccAGAATTATAAATCGTAATAAACTATCAGGCATTTGTTAATGATATAGTAACCACGTGCTTACACAAATAGTCACGAATATACTCTAAGTATGCAAACATAAgcgtaagtgtatacatataaggATTATATAAGCACGTTAATACAATATTGCATCATCCTGATatgttaagtaaaaaaataaatgactggACCGTAACAAGCTGTATTTTTTATATGGCTGCATTGAATTAGAACCTGAAACtcccctttatataaaaaaaaatacacattacacTTTGCTTTTCCCAAACTGACTGTCTGTCCAGCTGTCAAATTGAGTGACATGCCAGACACAttgacaagcaaacaaacaaccacgcatactgaaaagagaaaagacatgaCTGACACACTGACTGAATGATAAATAACCCAATCTGGAGAATGTATACTTTTGTTACCCTTCTTCTTGGGGGCAAAAAATATTGATAGTCCACGTCCATCCCCGACACGAAACCGTTTTCTATAAAGCCAATCCAAACTCACTTTtaagagaaaatgggaatttcTGATATTTGGATGGGTAGTTATCTCAAAATAAGTATTTTTCTAATATTGATTGAAGTTCCACTGctacattaatattcatattcacagATTTCTTAAAGTGACATCCTTCATCGTCTACCATTACCTTTCCAACAAACGTCAAGATTACGAATCTATGTACAGAAACATATTACTTCCATCAACTGCAAACTGCAAAGagcttttttcaatttctttaagAATTGCTTCTGTATTCTGCTACATTCCTGTATACATCCCTTCTCATTCAGTGCCATACCAATGCATACCGACACAAGACAAATACATCTTACTTATTTCCGCTAATACTCTTCACACACTCGTAAGCACACAAATCACGCCTGTTATTCCCATGAAATAACCTCAAGTACAGGAAATTTAATAGATATTtgaagtgcatatatataaacatccatacACAGGTACACATGTAGTATACACGtgcgcacataaacacatacatgcaagcagacacacacgcaggtacatccacacacacacacgcagacacacacacacacacacataatcaacaATGAGGAGAGAGATTAGCGTACCTGACGAGAAGGGCGTTGGACTGAGCCTGTGTAGGGACAGGAGTTTGCTGTCCTTGGTCCCTTCCATGGCCGCGACTCACCGCATCATAACCTGGGGAAAAAAGAATTTCATGAATATCCGTCAGTCAAGAAATTTGTTGCCTTGCTATCCATTACATCCTGGGAAACGAGTGATGAAGACAACAGGTCAGCAGCGAAAGCAGGTATGAAGtatgtaaatgaaataatatgGATACAATGGAAAAGTTAAATATGCGCGTGTCTGTACGCAATgtaaattatacatatctatctgtttacatatataggctatgtatgtatgtatgtatgtatgtaagcatttacgtatgtatgtatgtatgtatgtatgtatgtatgtatgtgtgtatgtatgtatgcgtatatacatatatatacatatatatatatatatatatatatatatatatatatatatatatatatatatgtgtgtgtgtgtgtgtgtgtgtgtgtgtgtgtgtgtgtgtgtgtgtgtgtgtgtgtgtgtgtgtgtatgtgtgtgtgtatgtgtgtgtgtgtgtgtgtgtgtgtgtgtgtgtgtgtgtgtgtgtgtgtgtgtgtgtgtgtgtgtgtgtgtgtgtgtgtgtgtgtgtgtgtgtgtgtgtgtcctgggtatgacattaAACTGCAACCGCAACTAGTGAGAGAGGTAGTACCTTACTCCAGCTAAGGACATGTCCCTACTGGAAGACCTGGTTCTCCTCGCTAGCTGTATGGCAAGCTTCCTGTCCGGCCACAAGCCTAGCCAGCATACAGGATAAGAGAAGGTAACTCTGAATACAAATCCCCCGGCAGCATTGTAGGGTAtacctcttcaggcaaaggctaagagaaggacaaATCTGATGTAAAACCATCGGATGCGTAGCAGCGTGTCTCCGCTTACTAGCTCCTGATCCTTACATGAGATGAATAATTGCTAATGAAAGGAGGCCTACGGCCTGATGACGGGCTTTGGCAAGAAtcaatcaatgtatatatatatgtatgtatatatatatatatatatatatatatatatatatatatatatatatatatatatatatatgtttattcatatatttatacattttgaatCATCTGGCCTAAAATCAGGCTTTGGCCTACAATATAGAAGCAATTcaccttaaaaagaagaaaaaaaaatcaaacaaagaagCAAACACCCAGTCAAAAATAAGCatccaataaaaatacaattcctcGATGCATTTATTGGTCCCGCGTCGCTTTAAGATCATCGTAACAAAAATATGAGGAACAGCAGCATTAACGGCACGAAAACGgtctgggaggaggagagagaaaaaaataacacttgaGTTTCAAACAACCATTTTCCTTACAagttttatcattcattaaagaatataaataaaagaaacaggcaaacatgtgtgtgtgtgtgtgtgtgtgtgtgtg is a genomic window containing:
- the LOC119575886 gene encoding polyadenylate-binding protein 1-B-like, producing MEGTKDSKLLSLHRLSPTPFSSDEGAESGDDSEEDIVTNYLPGSVGAPLVTREGPTPPLHHHHHHHHHHHHLLQQQHQHQQQQHQQQQLNLQQQAVVASVQPAHAHGHHAHGHHAHGPPRRLVRMAEIPTMDSITAESLGMGVGVAMPGADAFIPPIPTISITPHSPIAHKPFTVLDENIRQLQGIQETIQRMRESNLSVKTLTTVHVRFYVSDW